The Planctellipticum variicoloris DNA window GTTTGACTCCAACGGAAAATACGTGAAGGGCTGGGGCCAAGGACTCTTCAAGGTCCCCCACGGGCTGCGCGTCGGGCCGGACGGGGCCATCTGGACGACCGACAACGGCAACCACGTCCTGCGGAAGTTCTCGCCGGAAGGAGAACTGCTGGCGACCATCGGCCGCGAAGGCAAAGCCGCCGGCGGGGCCGACGGCTTCCGCGCACCGGACGACCTGGTCTTTGACTCGAAGGGCCAGATCTACGTCGCCGACAGCGGCAACGGTCGGATCGCGAAGCTCGATCCTTCCGGCAAATTCCTCAGCCAATGGGGCAAGAAGGGTAAGGCCCCCGGCGAATTCGCCACCGCGCACGGGCTGGCGATCGACAAGGCGGACCGGATTTACGTCGCCGACCGCGGCAACCAGCGGGTCCAGGTTTTCGAAGCCTCGGGCGCCCACTTGGCCGACTGGAGCGGCTTCGGCAATCCGTTCGGCCTGATCGTCATCGGCGAGGAGCTGCTGGCCTCAGAAGGAGACAAGCACCTGATCGTCCATTTCGATCGCGACGGCAAAATCACGTCGAAGTGGGGGACGCCGGAATTGCTGAAGCTGCCCCACCTGATGGCGGTGAACTCTCAGGGGGTGCTGTTCGTCGCGGAGGTGAACGGCAAGCGGATTCAGAAGTTCCGGCGGAAATGAATGCCGGAGCGATCCACGGCGTCAATTGGCGGGGATGACCGGTCCGCCTAAGATTAGGCATTGGCCTCCCGGTTGTCACACTGTCTTCTCCGCTGCTGGACCCACCATGCCCGTTCCTCCTGAAGATTTCCACACGATCGACGACGCCATCGAGGCCCTCCGCGCAGGACGCATGGTGATCGTCGTCGATGCCGAGGAGCGGGAAAACGAAGGGGACTTTCTCTGCGCGGCCGAGTCCATCACGCCCGAAATGGTGAACTTCATGATTCGCCACGGCGCGGGAGTGCTGTGCACCCCCATGCTGCAGGAGCAGGCGGACCGCCTGGGCCTGACCCCGATCGTCGACGCTCAGCGGAATACCGCCCCGAACAGTACGTCGTTTCTGACGCCAGTCGACCATCAGACCGCCGGCAGCGGCGTGAGTGCCGACAATCGGGCCAGAACGATTCAGGCGCTCAGCGATCCGCAAAGCCGGGCCGAAGATTTCGTCCGTCCCGGTCACATCTATCCGCTGCTCGCCAAAGAAGGGGGCGTCCTCCGCCGCGCCGGCCACACTGAGGCCACAGTCGATCTGGTCCGCATGGCGGGGATGAAGCCGGTCGGCGTGTTGATCGAGATCCTCAGCGAGCACGGTAACGGGATGGCGAATCTCGACGAGCTGAAGGAACTCTCGACGAAGTACAGTCTGCCGCTGATCTCGATCGATCAGCTCATCCGCTACCGCCGCCGCCGGGAACAGCTCGTCCAGCGTGCCGTCGAAGTGGAGTTCGAAACGCGGCAGTACGGCAAATTCAAAGTCATCGCGTACGACGTCTCCTTCGAAGATCAACAGCCCATGGCGATCGTCTGGGGCGATCTCAAATCGATCCCGGCGCCGCTGGTGCGGGTCCATTCGTCGTGTTTTACCGGTGACGTCCTCGACTCCCTGCGCTGCGACTGCGGAGATCAGCTCCACATGGCCATGCAGATGATCCACCAGGAAGGGGCCGGGGCGGTCGTCTACCTGCCGCAGGAAGGCCGGGGAATCGGCCTGGTCGCAAAACTCAAGGCCTACACGCTGCAGGACCAGGGCCTGGATACCGTCGAAGCCAATCACAAGCTCGGGTTCAAGGCCGATTCGCGGGATTACGGCATCGGCCTGCAGATCCTGAAGGATCTGGGCCTCTCCGCGGTCCGGCTGCTGACAAACAACCCGCAGAAGGTCAACGCGTTCCCGGGATTCGACCTCAAACTCGTCGGTCAAGTCCCGATCATTGCCCCGCACGCCCACCAGCGCGAAGTCTACCTGGCCACCAAACGCGACAAGATGGGCCACATTCTGCCCGCGGCGACCGCGGTTCAGCCGGAAGAATAGGATCTCACGCAACGAAGAAACATCGAATGACGAAGGCGGAATTTCGAAAGGAATGCAGTCGAGAGCCAGAAAGAACGAAGCCGAAGTGCCGCTTTGCAACTGACAACTGACCAATGGCAACTGACCAATCTCGCTATTCCCTATTCGCGACTCGCTCTCCTCGCCCGCGGTGAAGAGCTCCGGCGATGCTGGGTCGGCACCGCTCGAAGCCCTTCCCCGCGAGTCCACGAGGCTCGATCAATTCACGCTGCATCGTTTCACCCTTTCCCTGGTGAGTGCAGGCCGATTAGCCGACTGCCGTCATCAGCCGACGGAGGGGGCCGTTGGTCAGCGACCCCGCAAAGCCGCTGGAACTGTCGAGCACGCCGCTCGAATCGAATTTCGCCAGAAATCGTTCGACCCCCTGCTCTTCGGCGGTCGCGGCGTCGGCGTCAACATCCGCAGCCGGCAACTCGGCCCCGGCGCCAGGATACTCGGCCAGCTCAGCCCGCAGGACGCGGACGTGGGCCGGGGCTTCAATCCCGATCTTGACCGAGCCGCGGCCGGTCTGAATCACCTTGATCACAATGTCATCGCCGATCTTGATCATCTCAGCACGTTTACGGGTCAGAACGAGCATGATTCGCATTCCTTTGTCTGGTGGGATTCCATTCTCATCCCGGTCCTGGGTCCGGCTCACCATTCGACATGGCGTCGAACTGAGCACGTCAGGAGCATAAAGCACGGGGCGTGCCAATCCGATTGGCACGCGAGATCCTCCCGGGCCGCTGTTGCCATAAACCTTTTTTCCACAATACTTTGCCACCGCACACAGCCCGCCGGCCAGCGTTGCAGAAAGTTCCTGTCAATCCCAATCTGCGGATTTTTCAGACGATCTTACAATCAAATCTTCGGGGACTTGTGACTGCTGCAATTCGCAGCATTTCCCTCGAAATTTGATCGCGTCATCCGCCATGTTTGACGACAGCGTCAATTCCATCTAGCACTCCTCCGCCACCGAAACTGGACGCAACACCTTCTCCAATCATCACTTCCAGCCGTTTCGTCAGAGTCCGATTGAACGCAATCGAACGGCGACGCTCCCCGCCCGATCAAGTCTCGTCCGTAGACTTCTCCGCGTCCTCCGCGTCTCCGCGGTGAAGCTTCTTACTTCTTGATCCAGCGCAGCCCCGCAAGAAACCGCGAAACTTGCGTCATCGCGGACCGGCAGCTATTCTTACCCGTTCCCGCCTGCATCAGGTCGGGCGGAACATTTGACGGAAACCATGCCGGCCCACCGCCGGCGTCGAGGATGGTAGAGCCATGGGCGCCCATTGTTATCTGTGCGAGAAGAAGCCGTCGTTTGGCAACTCCAAGGTCGAGCGCGGCAAGGCCAAGTACCTGGGCGGTAACGGCCGCAAGACGACCGGCATTACCCGCCGCCAATTCCATCCGAATCTGCAGGCCGTCTGCATCCAGGAAGGCGAGATCGCCCACAAAGTTCGCGTCTGCGTGAAGTGCATCCGCGCCGGCAAGATCCAGAAGAAGGTCGTCCGCGCCCCCTTCACCCTCCCCGCCGCCGACTCCCTCAACTAGTGCTTCCGCAGTGCTGGCCGCACGGGCCGCCGCGTCATGGCATGGGTTGGTAGTTGTAAGCGCAAGGCCGCGGGATGCCGTGATTGACGGCGCCTCGTGGCCTCTCTCTTTGAAGCAGTGGGAGACGCGAGCATGGGCCTCTCCGCGGATCAAGTTCGCAAGGTGGCCTCTCTCGCCCGGCTGAAGCTGAGCGAAGAGGAGCTGGCCGCCCTGACCGGGCAGATGAGTCAGATTCTGGACTACGTCGCAATGCTCGACCAGGTCGACACCACCGGCGTCGAGCCGATGGTCCACGCCATCGAGCTGCGGAATGTCTTCCGGTCGGACGAACTGGCCGGCTCACTCCCCCGGACCGAAGCTCTGGCGAACGCCCCCCGCACCGACGGCAAGTTCTTCCTAGTGCCGCAGATCATCGAACGCGAGTAGTTCCCATCCGAGTCGCCGGCACGCTCGGGTGGCGCGCCCCTGAGGCTTTGCAATGGGAGTGAACTTCAAGTCCCATTAAGACACGCCCTTCGAAGACTCAGGGACGTGCCACCCGGAATACGGCGGTCGGGTGCAATCGCATGCTCGATCGGGCACAATCTCCGCTTTGAAACCCGATTCCCAGTCTGAACGACGGAGCTTGTGATGTCATCGGCGGGACGCACCGCGTCGCAGACCATCGCCGCCTTTCGCACCGGCGAAACGAACGCTCGCGACCTGGCCGAGCAGACCCTTGCCGCCATTACCGCACGCGACGGCGCCATCGGTGCGTTTCTGCACGTGGACCGCGAAGACGCTTCGCAGCAGGCGGAACGCCTCGACGAGAGACGCCGCAGCGGCCAGTCCCTCGGACTGCTGGCGGGACTCCCCGTCGCCATCAAAGACGTCCTCTGCACCCGCGGCCAGCCGACGACCTGCGGCAGCCGGATGCTCAAGGACTTCAAGCCTCCCTACGACGCCCACGTGATCGAACGACTTCGAGCCGCGGACGCCCTCCTGATTGGCCGGACGAATCTCGACGAGTTCGCGATGGGTTCGTCCAGCGAAAACTCCGCGTTCCAGCAGACGAAGAATCCGTGGGACGCCACTCGCACGCCCGGCGGTTCCAGCAGCGGCTCGGCCGCCTGCGTCGCCGCCCGGATGACTCCCGTTTCGCTCGGTAGCGACACCGGCGGCTCGATCCGCCAGCCGGCCGGGCTCTGCGGAATCATGGGGCTCAAGCCCACCTACGGCCGGGTCTCGCGCTACGGACTCGTCGCCTACGCCAGCTCGCTCGATCAGATCGGCCCGTTCGCCACCGATGTCGCCGGCGCGGCCCTGCTGCTCGAAGCGATCTCCGGCCACGATCCGCGAGACTCGACATCGGTGAACCGGCCGGTTCCCGCTTACAGCCAGTCGGTCGACCAGCCGCTGGCCGGCCTGAAAATCGGCGTGCCTCGCGAGCATTTCGCCGAGGGTCTCGAACCCGAAGTCGCATCGGTGGTCCGTGGCGCGCTCGACGTTTACAAGTCACTCGGCGCCGAGCTGCGGGACGTCGACCTGCCCCACTCGAAATACTCGATCGCCGCCTACTACCTCATCGCCCCCTCGGAAGCATCGAGCAACCTGTCCCGCTACGACGGCATCCATTACGGACATCGGACCGAGGCCTTTAAGAGCATGGCCGAACTGTATGCTGGCAGCCGGGGCGAAGGTTTCGGCCCCGAAGTCAAGCGCCGGATCATGCTCGGCACCTACGCCCTCTCCGCCGGCTACTACGACCAGTACTACGTCAAGGCCCTCAAGGTCCGCCGCTTGATTCGCCAGGACTTCGACAACGCTTTCGCCGACGTCGACATCATCGCCGGCCCCGTCACACCGACCCCGGCCTTCAAACTCGGCGAGTTGGTCGACGACCCGCTGGCGATGTATCTGTCCGACATCTACACCATCAGCGCGAACCTCGCCGGCATCCCGGGAGCTTCCATTCCCTGCGGCTTCAGCAAGACCGGCCTGCCGATCGGGCTGCAACTTCAGGCGCCTCCGTTCGAGGAAGAGCGGCTGCTGCGAGCGGCGCGGATGTTCGAACGGGCCACCGACTGGCATCTGCAGACGCCCCCGCTGAGCTGATCGCCTTCGCCGCAAGACTTCCACCGACCACGTTCTAACTCCCAGAAGCCTGCCATGAGCTACGACGTCATCATCGGTCTGGAAGTCCACGTCCAGCTCCAGACGCAGACCAAGATCTTCTGCGGCTGCTCGACAGCCTTCAATCCGGACCAGCCGAACGTACAGACCTGCCCCGTCTGCCTCGGCCTCCCCGGTGCACTCCCCGTCCTCAACGGCAAAGCCTTCTGGCTCGCGGTCAAGACGGCCCTCGCGCTCAACTGCGAAATCGCCCCCTTCACAAAGTGGGACCGCAAACAATACTTCTACCCCGACCTCCCCAAGGGGTACCAGATCAGCCAGTACGACCTCCCCTTCAGCCACGACGGCCACGTCGACGTCGTCACCGAATCCGGCGGCGAACGCCACGTCCGCATCCTGCGGGCTCACCTGGAAGAAGACGCCGGCAAGAACCTGCACGACGAATCCGGTCGCGGCCGCGACAGCCAGGTCGACCTCAACCGGGCCGGCACGCCGCTGGTCGAGATCGTCACCGAACCCGACATGCGGACCGCCGAGGAGGCCCGCCGCTTTCTCGAAGAACTCCGGCTGCTGCTGACTTACCTGGAAGTCTCCGACTGCAACATGCAGGAGGGGAGCCTCCGCTGCGACGCCAACGTCAACTTGCACGTCCACCAGCCGGACGGCGGCAAAGTCGCCACTCCCATCGTCGAAGTGAAAAACCTCAACAGCTTCCGCTTCACCGAGCAGGCCATCCTGCACGAAGTCGAGCGGCAATGGGAGGAGTTCCAGCGAACCGGCAAGACGATCAAAGACGCCCCCAAGTCCACCCGCGGCTTCGATCCCGGCCGGGGCGTCACCTATCCCATGCGCGAAAAGGAAGAAGCCGCCGACTACCGCTACTTCCCCGACCCCGACCTGGTCCCCGTGACCGTGACGCCCGCAGACGTCGCCCGCGTGCGGGCCGAAATGTGCGAAACGCCCATCAGCCGGCGGCAGCGTTTCCAGACCGATTACCAGCTTTCCGCCTACGACGCCGCAGTCCTGGTCGACCAGGGCCGTGAAGTCGCGGAGTACTTTGAAACCGTCGCCCGGGCTGCGGGTGACGGGAAACAGGCGGCGAACTGGATCACCCAGGACGTGCTGCGGGAGCTCAACGACCGCCAGCTCACCATCGCGACGTTTCCAATTCCCGCGCCGGTGCTCGCCGATCTGCTGGGTCGGGTCCATCGCAAGGAACTGACGCTGAAGTCCGCTCGCGAGGTCTTCGCCGCGCTCCTCGAATCGGGCGAGCCCGCCAACATCGAGCAGATTGGCCAGGTCATCGCCGAAAAAGGCCTCGCCATCGTCCAGGACGCCGGGGCCATCGACGCCGCCATCGCCCAGGTCATCGCGGCCAATCCCAAACCGGTCGCGGATTTCAAATCCGGGAAAGCCCAGGCCGCCGGGGCGCTCATCGGCCAGGTGATGAAACTGGTCAAAGGAGCCGACCCGCAAGGAGTTCGCGAACGGCTGCTGGAGCAGCTCAAGTCGCTTCCTTGACGCCAGTTACGCCGACTTCTTCGCTGAGTTCGCGAAGGAGCTTGAGCGAAAAGATGCCGGTCGCGTGCCCGTCGTTGAAATGGATGCCGTAGGCATAGTTCCCCACAGGCACAAGCCTCAACGCCTTAACGGGTTGCGCCTCTTCGAGCGTGAGCACGGGAAAGAGGCTCGCTGCGGCCGGAGGCTGCTCGCGTTTCACTTTACAGGTCGCGCACGGACAGCGGTCGCGCAACCGGCCCCACGCAAGACTCGCCTCCAGCCCGTCGCTCCAGACCAGCGTCAGGCCCGCAGGCGTTGCAGAAATCTTGTCTGGCCAGGGAGAATCGGCAGACATGGGCGTCTCCGGGAGCGTCGAACCGGGTATGATCAGCGGCAAACCACACTGGCCGCGATGCATGACCTGCTAAGATTATATCCAGAAGTAGCGACTTTACGCAGTCGCCACTTGCAGCCGTTAGTCCGTTGCCTGAAAATGGTTTGCATCGTCAGACCACATCGGCAGGATTTTTCGCAGAGCAAAGTGTTAAAAGCAAGTTCCGCGGGTATAATCCCGCAGCAATCACCTCGGCCGTAGCGGGTGGCGAATGGGGCCGGATCAATGAAGACGTCTATCGAACCGGGCGACGAGCAGTTCCTGCAGCAGTTGCACAAGCTCGGAACGGGGTCCATCCAGGATCTCTGCCAGTCACTCGGCGTGACTGCGACGGCGATCCGCCAAAGACTCGTCCGTCTGGAGGCGCAAGGGTTCGTCGAGCGCGAAGTCATTCGCACCGGCCGCGGTCGGCCGCATCACGATTACCGGGTGACCGCGCTGGGCCTCCGAGAACTGGGAGACAATTACTCCGAACTGGCGATTCTGCTGTGGCGCGAACTCCGTTCCATCCCGGAGGTCGAAGTTCGGCAGCGCGTTGCGAACCGCCTGAAGGCGGCGCTGGTCCAGCGATACGGTGGAGAGATTCAGGGCGAGACTTTGCTGGCGCGGATGCAGGGACTTCAGGCCGTGCTCGAACGTCGGGGATTTCAGATGGAAGTCGGATCGCGCGACGACCTGCCGATCCTGCGAGAGAACAACTGCCCCTACCAGGAACTGGCCGGCGAAGATCCGGGAATCTGCGAACTGGAGAAACAGGTCTTCGAAGAAGTCCTGGGAGTCGAATTGAAACTGGCCTGCTGTTGTCGCAACGGCGACAACAGTTGCGAGTTTCAACCCATGGAATCGTCGGTCAGATAATCGGTCGCGTTGCCGACGGCGAGGAGTTTGAGATCAGCATGGCATGGATTGACGGGCGATTCGAGGAAACGGTCCTCACGACATCGATGGAAGGCGCGCTGAACTGGGCCAATCAGTCCAGCGTCTGGCCGATGACGTTCGGTCTCGCCTGCTGTGCCATTGAAATGATGGCCGTCGGCGCCAGCCGGTTCGATCTGGACCGCTTCGGAGCGGGAGCTTTTCGCGCCTCGCCCAGGCAGGCGGACCTGATGATCGTCGCCGGAACGGTCACCTTCAAAATGGCCAGTCGCGTCCGTCGCCTGTACGAGCAGATGCCCGATCCGAAGTATGTGATTGCAATGGGAGCCTGCACGATCGGCGGCGGCCCGTATTTCAAGTACGGTTACCATGTCGTGAAGGGGGTCGATCTGGTGGTGCCGGTCGACGTCTACGTCCCCGGCTGCCCGCCGCGCCCCGAAGCGCTGCTGGAAGGCATCATGCGGATTCAGGACAAGATCCGGTCGCGCAAGCTGGCGAAGAACGGGGTCGAAATTCCCCCGGTGCCGCATCACTCGGGCCGAGTGGCGCTGCCCCCAAGTTTGATCAAAGCCTGCTGACGCCGCGGCTCCCGCGAAATGCGGAGCGAGGGCGGGCCGGCGAGTGTTTTCGGTTGGTCGTTTTGTGGAGCAAGAGTTTTCGATGAGCAGTCTGCTGAAGATCTCTGACCTGCATGTCGCCGTGGAAGGCGTTCCCATCCTGCGGGGCGTCAGCCTGGAAATCCGCCAAGGCGAGATCCACGCCCTGATGGGGCCCAACGGCTCCGGCAAGAGCACGCTGGCCTACGCGCTGGTCGGACACCCCAAGTACGAGATCACCAGCGGCACGATCGAGATCGACGGCCGGAACATCAACGAACTAGACCCCTGCGAACGAGCCCGACTCGGGCTGTTCCTCGCGTTCCAGTACCCGGTGACGATTCCCGGCGTGAAGGTCGCCGACTTCCTGCGGCACGCCGTCACCAACGTCCGGACGCCCGACCGCAAGGAAGGCGAAGGACTTATCCCGATGCGCGAGTTCCGCAAGGAACTGAAGCAGCGGATGGAAGAGCTGGGGATGGACACCGAGTTTGCCCGGCGATACCTCAACGAAGGCTTCTCCGGCGGCGAAAAGAAGCGAATGGAGATTCTGCAGCTCGCCATGCTGCAGCCGAAATTCGCCATCCTGGATGAAACCGACAGCGGCCTCGACAGCGACGCCGTCCGAGTCGTCAGCGAAGGGCTGCAGAAGCTCGCCGGCCCGCAGATGGGCGTGCTGATCATCACCCACCACGAACGCCTGCTCGAATACAACGTCCCCCAGTTCACCCACGTGATGCTGGCCGGCCGGATCGTCGAAACCGGCGACGCCGCCCTGGCCCACGAACTGCACAGCAACGGCTACGCGACGGTTCGCGAGCGACACCCGCAGGAAGCCGCCGAAGAACAGGAACGCCGGGACGCCGCGGCCGCCATCAACGACGCCGTCGGCGTGAACTGAAGCCCTAAGGAGACTGGTAACGTGTCGATGCTGGTGGCGGAATCCGAAGCGGAAGCAATCGCATGTCGACCGCGTACGGTCGCCGATCTGCTGAAGGAACTGGGGCAGATCCCGGCCGAGCGGATCCGTCTGCAACCTGCGCCCGGCACGGCCACCGAATTGGACCTTCTTCAGACCCGACGCTGCGAGTTGATCGACGGCACATTGGTGGAGTGCGCCATGGGCTTTTTCGAGTCGCGCCTGGCCGTCGTACTGATTTGCGTGATCGAGCAGTATTTGAAAGCGAATCCGATTGGCTTCACTGTTGGCGCTGACGCCTATATGAGGCTGGAAAGGGTTGGAATCCGCATCCCGGACGTCTCGGTCTATCTCTGGACTCAGTTCCCGGAACGAAAGGTTCCCCAGGTTTCAGTCGCGGACACGATCCCCCTTCTGGCAGTCGAGGTCATCAGCTCCACCAACACACGCCAGGAGATGGTGAGGAAACGCCGCGAATTCCTCGAACGTGGAACCGAACTGTTCTGGATCGTTGACCCGCGAAAGCAGACTGTGGAAGTCGCCTCGGCCGACGGCAGTGAAGCGACTCTGACAATCGATGAGACCTTGTCGGGCGAACCCGTCCTGCCCGGTTTTCGCCTGAAGATTGCAGACTGGTTCGGCCAGGCCGAATTGGCGCCCCGTGCGCAGGAAGACTCCTCCAAGACCCCTTGAAGTCCCTCGCCGGCCGATGGCCGGTTGACCGACAACTCGAACTTGCCAACGGCAAGCCGCCGAGAGGAAAGAGACCCGAACCATGCCCACCGACCTGACCGCCGCCCCTGCCGAAGAAATCGGCGCTGGCGATTACCAGTACGGCTTTCACGAGTCGACCGACAACTACGTCTTCCGCGGCCGGAAAGGCCTGGACCGTGAAGTCGTGTACCAGATTTCGGAAATGAAAAAAGAACCCGCCTGGATGCGGGACTTCCGTCTGCAGGCGCTCGACATCTTCGAACAGAAGCCGATGCCGACCTGGGGCGGCGACCTGACCAAGCTCGATTTCCAGGACATCTACTACTACGTGCGGGCGTCGGACCGGCAGGAAAAAAGCTGGGACGACGTCCCGGACGATATTCGCCGCACCTACGACCGGCTCGGGATCCCCGAAGCCGAGAAGAAGTACCTGGCCGGCGTGAAGGCTCAGTACGAATCCGAAGTCGTCTACGGCAGCCTGCAGGAAGATCTCGTCCGCAAGGGCGTGGTCTTCACCGACACCGATTCCGCCGTCCGCGACTACCCCGATCTCGTCCAGCAGTATCTGGGGACGGTCATCCCGTCGACCGACAACAAGTTCGCGGCGCTCAACAGCGCGGTGTGGTCGGGCGGGTCGTTCATTTACGTCCCAAAGGGCGTGCACATCGAATTCCCGCTGCAGGCCTATTTCCGGATCAACTCGGAAAACATGGGCCAGTTCGAACGCACGCTCATCATCGTCGACGAAGGGGCTTCGGTCCATTACGTCGAAGGCTGCACGGCTCCGACCTACAGCTCCGAAAGCCTCCATTCCGCCGTCGTGGAAATCCTGGTGAAGCGCGGCGCCCGCTGCCGCTACACCACGATCCAGAACTGGTCCAGCAACGTCTACAACCTGGTAACCAAGCGGGCCATGGCCTACGGCGACAGCCTGAT harbors:
- a CDS encoding peptidyl-alpha-hydroxyglycine alpha-amidating lyase family protein, which encodes MGLSTLGLAALAGLLLGQADAAGPYESIGFVEIPAEVELGAMSAVAVDAHDQIYILHRGDLPILKFDSNGKYVKGWGQGLFKVPHGLRVGPDGAIWTTDNGNHVLRKFSPEGELLATIGREGKAAGGADGFRAPDDLVFDSKGQIYVADSGNGRIAKLDPSGKFLSQWGKKGKAPGEFATAHGLAIDKADRIYVADRGNQRVQVFEASGAHLADWSGFGNPFGLIVIGEELLASEGDKHLIVHFDRDGKITSKWGTPELLKLPHLMAVNSQGVLFVAEVNGKRIQKFRRK
- the ribA gene encoding GTP cyclohydrolase II — protein: MPVPPEDFHTIDDAIEALRAGRMVIVVDAEERENEGDFLCAAESITPEMVNFMIRHGAGVLCTPMLQEQADRLGLTPIVDAQRNTAPNSTSFLTPVDHQTAGSGVSADNRARTIQALSDPQSRAEDFVRPGHIYPLLAKEGGVLRRAGHTEATVDLVRMAGMKPVGVLIEILSEHGNGMANLDELKELSTKYSLPLISIDQLIRYRRRREQLVQRAVEVEFETRQYGKFKVIAYDVSFEDQQPMAIVWGDLKSIPAPLVRVHSSCFTGDVLDSLRCDCGDQLHMAMQMIHQEGAGAVVYLPQEGRGIGLVAKLKAYTLQDQGLDTVEANHKLGFKADSRDYGIGLQILKDLGLSAVRLLTNNPQKVNAFPGFDLKLVGQVPIIAPHAHQREVYLATKRDKMGHILPAATAVQPEE
- a CDS encoding carbon storage regulator, coding for MLVLTRKRAEMIKIGDDIVIKVIQTGRGSVKIGIEAPAHVRVLRAELAEYPGAGAELPAADVDADAATAEEQGVERFLAKFDSSGVLDSSSGFAGSLTNGPLRRLMTAVG
- a CDS encoding large ribosomal subunit protein bL28; translation: MGAHCYLCEKKPSFGNSKVERGKAKYLGGNGRKTTGITRRQFHPNLQAVCIQEGEIAHKVRVCVKCIRAGKIQKKVVRAPFTLPAADSLN
- the gatC gene encoding Asp-tRNA(Asn)/Glu-tRNA(Gln) amidotransferase subunit GatC gives rise to the protein MGLSADQVRKVASLARLKLSEEELAALTGQMSQILDYVAMLDQVDTTGVEPMVHAIELRNVFRSDELAGSLPRTEALANAPRTDGKFFLVPQIIERE
- the gatA gene encoding Asp-tRNA(Asn)/Glu-tRNA(Gln) amidotransferase subunit GatA produces the protein MSSAGRTASQTIAAFRTGETNARDLAEQTLAAITARDGAIGAFLHVDREDASQQAERLDERRRSGQSLGLLAGLPVAIKDVLCTRGQPTTCGSRMLKDFKPPYDAHVIERLRAADALLIGRTNLDEFAMGSSSENSAFQQTKNPWDATRTPGGSSSGSAACVAARMTPVSLGSDTGGSIRQPAGLCGIMGLKPTYGRVSRYGLVAYASSLDQIGPFATDVAGAALLLEAISGHDPRDSTSVNRPVPAYSQSVDQPLAGLKIGVPREHFAEGLEPEVASVVRGALDVYKSLGAELRDVDLPHSKYSIAAYYLIAPSEASSNLSRYDGIHYGHRTEAFKSMAELYAGSRGEGFGPEVKRRIMLGTYALSAGYYDQYYVKALKVRRLIRQDFDNAFADVDIIAGPVTPTPAFKLGELVDDPLAMYLSDIYTISANLAGIPGASIPCGFSKTGLPIGLQLQAPPFEEERLLRAARMFERATDWHLQTPPLS
- the gatB gene encoding Asp-tRNA(Asn)/Glu-tRNA(Gln) amidotransferase subunit GatB codes for the protein MSYDVIIGLEVHVQLQTQTKIFCGCSTAFNPDQPNVQTCPVCLGLPGALPVLNGKAFWLAVKTALALNCEIAPFTKWDRKQYFYPDLPKGYQISQYDLPFSHDGHVDVVTESGGERHVRILRAHLEEDAGKNLHDESGRGRDSQVDLNRAGTPLVEIVTEPDMRTAEEARRFLEELRLLLTYLEVSDCNMQEGSLRCDANVNLHVHQPDGGKVATPIVEVKNLNSFRFTEQAILHEVERQWEEFQRTGKTIKDAPKSTRGFDPGRGVTYPMREKEEAADYRYFPDPDLVPVTVTPADVARVRAEMCETPISRRQRFQTDYQLSAYDAAVLVDQGREVAEYFETVARAAGDGKQAANWITQDVLRELNDRQLTIATFPIPAPVLADLLGRVHRKELTLKSAREVFAALLESGEPANIEQIGQVIAEKGLAIVQDAGAIDAAIAQVIAANPKPVADFKSGKAQAAGALIGQVMKLVKGADPQGVRERLLEQLKSLP
- a CDS encoding DUF971 domain-containing protein — encoded protein: MSADSPWPDKISATPAGLTLVWSDGLEASLAWGRLRDRCPCATCKVKREQPPAAASLFPVLTLEEAQPVKALRLVPVGNYAYGIHFNDGHATGIFSLKLLRELSEEVGVTGVKEAT
- a CDS encoding helix-turn-helix transcriptional regulator, with product MKTSIEPGDEQFLQQLHKLGTGSIQDLCQSLGVTATAIRQRLVRLEAQGFVEREVIRTGRGRPHHDYRVTALGLRELGDNYSELAILLWRELRSIPEVEVRQRVANRLKAALVQRYGGEIQGETLLARMQGLQAVLERRGFQMEVGSRDDLPILRENNCPYQELAGEDPGICELEKQVFEEVLGVELKLACCCRNGDNSCEFQPMESSVR
- a CDS encoding NADH-quinone oxidoreductase subunit B, which gives rise to MAWIDGRFEETVLTTSMEGALNWANQSSVWPMTFGLACCAIEMMAVGASRFDLDRFGAGAFRASPRQADLMIVAGTVTFKMASRVRRLYEQMPDPKYVIAMGACTIGGGPYFKYGYHVVKGVDLVVPVDVYVPGCPPRPEALLEGIMRIQDKIRSRKLAKNGVEIPPVPHHSGRVALPPSLIKAC
- the sufC gene encoding Fe-S cluster assembly ATPase SufC — its product is MSSLLKISDLHVAVEGVPILRGVSLEIRQGEIHALMGPNGSGKSTLAYALVGHPKYEITSGTIEIDGRNINELDPCERARLGLFLAFQYPVTIPGVKVADFLRHAVTNVRTPDRKEGEGLIPMREFRKELKQRMEELGMDTEFARRYLNEGFSGGEKKRMEILQLAMLQPKFAILDETDSGLDSDAVRVVSEGLQKLAGPQMGVLIITHHERLLEYNVPQFTHVMLAGRIVETGDAALAHELHSNGYATVRERHPQEAAEEQERRDAAAAINDAVGVN
- a CDS encoding Uma2 family endonuclease, which produces MLVAESEAEAIACRPRTVADLLKELGQIPAERIRLQPAPGTATELDLLQTRRCELIDGTLVECAMGFFESRLAVVLICVIEQYLKANPIGFTVGADAYMRLERVGIRIPDVSVYLWTQFPERKVPQVSVADTIPLLAVEVISSTNTRQEMVRKRREFLERGTELFWIVDPRKQTVEVASADGSEATLTIDETLSGEPVLPGFRLKIADWFGQAELAPRAQEDSSKTP